CTGTGGCCCCTGCGACCCCTCCGCCGCCCCCCGCCGACCCCCAGCTGACCAAGGCTCGCAGACAGGATGAGGACGACAGTCTGAGTGACGCAGGGACCTATACCATCGAGACAGAGGGGCCGGACCCGGAGGTGGAGGAGGCCCGCCAGATGATCGACCAGGTCTGCAGGGCAGGGTGCTGGGGGCTGAgctggggggggggctgggctgGCTCTGACCTCAGGGCTGGTCCTCCCTCCTCGCAGGTCTTTGGGGTACTGGAGTCTCCTGAGCTCTCCAGGGTGTCCTCGGTGGCCTTCCGTCCGGTCATCAGAGGGGACAGAGACGAGGCCGGTGATGGGGTCGCCCAGCGAGTGGCCCTCCTGCAGGAGTTTGCTTCTCGGCCGGTGGGCACAGCCCCCCACGGGGAGTTACAGGTACCTGAGAGACACACTGCTCTGGGGAGGGCCTGGGCCCCGTCATCTGGTCCCCTGTGAGCTCGAAGGTCAGGGTCCTGCCTGCACAGGATTCCAGAGGGGCATGCCCACCTGACAGGCGGGCGGGGGCCCCTAGGTGGAGGTTCAAGGGCAAGCCGTGAGGTCCCAAATCAGGCTGGGCCCCGTGTGCCCACGCAAGGGCTGGTGTGAGCCACAGCTGCTGACCTCGGGGTGTGCAGTTGTGTGGAGGTCTGTAAGCTCGGAAGTAGGCAGGTGGTTTCCTGGCTGTTTCTTTGGGGCGAGGTGTCTCAGTTCTGGAGACAGCGAGTTCGGGGCCAGGTGTTAGGGTGAGGGACCCGTGGGGCTCTGCTGCTGCTGACGCTCGCTCGTCCTCTGCCCTGCAGGGCCTCGCGGTGCCCGGCTCCCCCGGGGGTCAGAAGTGGGTGTCCCGCTGGGCCAGCCTGGCTGACAGCTACTCGGACCCAGGGCAGACAGGTGAGTGGTCCAGTCCCCGGGGAGGGCATGGGCCGGGGCTTCCTGCTGGACTGGCAGCCGTGAGCGCGTGCCAGCCGAGTCTGGAGGAGGGTCAGGCTTCCGGCACACACCAGGGGCCCGCAGACCGTGGCCGCTCCAACCAGGCTGCCCTTGTCTTCGCAGAGGAGAGTCCTGGGCGCAGAGCTGGGGAGCCGGAGGGGGCCCCGCCTGTGCGCCAGCGACGGCGACTGCCACAGCTGCCCAGTGACCGCGCAGACAGCCCTGGGCGTCTTGAGGCCACCGGGAGGAGTGGCCCTGGGCCTCCAGAATCGGCCAGTGAGCAGCCCGGCTGCCTCTTGGGCCAGGAGGACTTGGAGCCTGACAGCCTCAGTGACGCCAGTGGGTCAGACGGTGGGCGGGGCTCTGAGTTGGGTGCAGGCCCCCAGGAGGGAGTAGCATGGACAAAGGGCCGGCGCTCGCCAAGGGCCCCCGGAGAGCCAGCCGCCACCTCTTTCTTCATTGGGGACCAGAATGCGGAGCCAGCCTTCCCCAGGCAGCCCTCTGTGGCTGCAGGGGCGGTGGAGGGCCCAGGGCAGgcggcccagcccagccccgcaGCGAGGGAGAATGTCTGCCCCAGCACCGGCGGGAGGGTGGTCGTCCGGCGGCACACAGAGCGGTCCCCGGAGCCCGAGAGCCCTGCCCCAGCCTTGGTGCGGCAGGAGAGCTTCAGCAAGGAGCCGGCCGGCGGCACCCCCGCACCCGGCCAGCTTCCACACGTCTCCAGCCACCCCCTCCTGAAGGACCTGGCTGCCACCCGGGCCTCCCGCATGGACCTCCACCCCCAGGACACCCGCCTGATCctgaaggagacagagacagccCTGGCAGCGCTGGAGGCCCGGCTGCTCTCCAAGCCcatggaggaggcagagggcccGATGGGCAGCGTCCCTGGGCCGCAGGAGGATTCCCTGTCTGGGGACTCTGACGTGGACACGGCAAGCACGGTCAGCCTGCTCAGTGGCAAGAACGGGCCCAGCCCGACCAGCCCCAAGCCCGCGGGGCTGCAGAAGGAGAAGCCGCCGTCCCCAGCAGCAGCGCAGGACCCAGCAGGCATCCCCTTGAACTGCGGCCGAGATATGCTCTCAGAAAAGCACCGTCGTGCCCTGGGCCCCACAGACACAGGCCGGGCAGAGCCAGGGAGGCGCCTGGCCACGCGGCGCGGCACTGGGCCCCGGGGGTCCTCGGACTGGCCTGACGAAGACCAAGGCTCTGGCCTGGCCTACCCGCCCGGCACAGACACGGTCACCTCTGACCACGAGAGCCCTGTGGCCGCTGGGGTGGGGCGGCCAGGGCCTCGCCGGAAACCGGCACCACCAGCACCAGCCCCGGCTCCCCGGGAGGAGCAGGCCCGTGGCTCTGCCCAGAAGGTACAGCAGGTGCTGACCCGCTCCAACAGCCTGTCCACGCCGCGGCCCACGCGGGCCTCCCGGCTGAGGCGGGCCCGGCTGGGGGACACCTCAGACACAGAGGCTGCTGATGGTGAGCGGGGGCCCCCGGCCAACCCTGAGCCGGCAGGGCGGCCCGCGCCCGAGCAAGCCAAGAAGCTGTCACGCCTGGATATCTTGGCCATGCCCCGGAAGCGGGCGGGCTCCTTCACGGGGCCCAGCGACTCCGAGGCGGCCCCTGCCCGCGCCGGCTTCTCGGGCCGCAGTGTCGAGTTGTACTGCTCCAGCCGCAAACCCGTCATGGCCGAGGCTCGCACTGCCGCCGCCAGGAAGTCTGCCGGTACCGCCGTGGCCCCCCGCCAGCCCTTCAGCAGGGCCCGCCCAGGCAGCGCCCGATACTCCTCACCCAGTGAGTCCGGGAACAGGCGAGGGGCCCTGCGCCCTGCAAGCCCGGGGGAGGGGTCTGCCAAGTCTTGGGTCAGCCCCGCTCAGTGCTGGGGGACCCCAGTTCCAGCCTAGAAGAGCCCCCGTTCCCAAGCAGGCCTGGCTCCACAGACGCACCCGAGTGTCCTGAGTGCGCGTGTCGCGTGCTCCGCTGAGCCCGGGGAGGGGCTCCTGCCGACTCCCGCAGGGGGCCTCGGGGGCTGCCCGCTGTGCCCTGGTGCTGTCTCCTGGGGAGCAGGCACTGGGGGAGGGCCGCGCAGTCTCCCACACACCCGGGCCCCGGGTGGCCTGTGGTCTGTGCCCACGCGAGGTGTGGACAGATGGTGCTGGGGTCGTGGGTGCTTGTCCCCCAGCGGGGTGGCTGAGGGCACTGGGCACGGGGGGAccggaggaagggaaggggcggggcggcgggggaggaTGAGCACCGCTGCCCCCTGCGAGCCTGTCCCGCTGCGGCTCTGGCTGCATGcttgctgccgccgccgccggggcccCAGAGCAGGGCGGGCGAGGAGTGGGTCCCAGAAGACCAGGTGGGCAAGGGAGGGGCTGCGAGCTCAGCCGCCCTCTGAGGTCCGACCCCACCCCGGGGCTGATCCGCATGGGGAGGTCGGCCCTGACCGGGGGTGTGTCTGTGGTTTCCGTGCCTTGGCACCAAGGCCAACAGTTCCCATCTGGTGGGCACAGACCCTCCCCCTGGGACGCGGCCTCTGCCACGGGCTGTGGGGATGTCAGGCTCCCCCTTCCCGCCTGTCTTGCCCGTGTCCCTCCTGCGCTggtccctccccatccctgccgGTCCTGCCCGTGTCCCTCCTGCGCTggtccctccccatccctgccgGTCCTGCCcgttcctctttcttctgtccctgcctctcctccgtggcctccccatccctccctggCCCTCTCCCCGCCGCGCCCATGCGTCTGGGCTGCTGATGGCCTTGCAGTGGTGCGGCTCTGTAGCTGCTGGTGCTTCAGCGGCCGGGCCtctgggctgggggtgagggggcagcATCAGCGTGGCTTGCCCTGCGGCGCGGGGCCGTCTGGAGGACCCCAGGGCTGCGGCAGGGTGCTGAGCGCGGCTCTGTCCTGTTCTTGCTTCTGGAAACCATCCGCGCCCCTGAGGCACGCGTCGCCGGCAGCAGGGCTCAGACTGCACGTCCACGTCCGAGGAGGAGTACGGCTCCCACCACGGCTCCCCTAAGCACGCACGCTCCCTCGCCTCAACAGCCACGCAGACCCCGCGGGCTGGCGGCTCCAGCCGCACGCGCCCCCGGGCCCCCGGCCTCCGGGACACGGATGACGAGGAAGAAGACCCAGACCCATACGGCTTCATCGTGCAGACTGCGGAGATCGCGGAGATCGCCAGGTGAGTGGCTCCGGCCTGGGGGCACCCCAGGGCAGGCATTGGGCTGGAGGCTCTTTTCTCGAGGGCGCTCAGCACGTGCTGCTCGGAGGAGTTGTGGGGGACGGAGAGGGGCGTGGGGGGCTGCAGATCTGCCCGGGAGGCTGGGGGGTgtctgggaggaggaagggctccACGGTGTGCATTAAAGAGGAGGTCCTGTGTCGTGGTTCCCGGGGTCGCCTCCAGACCGGGGGCTGGGAGGCTGATGCACAGGTGGTGGGACCGGGAAGGGGTCTTCTGCTGAGGGCGGTCGGTGCTTTGGTGGCTGGGTCCTTTGGGGCTCGCGCAGGGGCAGGAGGGGTCCAGGGCCGAGTGCGTGGCCCGTGTTTGGTGCTGAGGAGGCTGAACTTGCGCCCTTCAGACAGGGGGGCAGGTAGTCCGTGGGGACAGAGGCACCATGATGATGACAGTGGCCGTGGTGGCTGCAGGTTGAATGGAGAGGACCTGTAGGGCATGAAGAGGGCCGGGGACAGAGCTCCCCGGATGTGGGGGGCGGTTCCCGGGGCTGACGAGGGGCGGTCCGGAGGGGGCAGGCTGGGGCATCCCAATGTGCTGGGGGCTCCAGAGAGACGTGGGGGTCAGTGCTAAGTCAGGGGCACACGTCCGTTGGGCGTCCATGAGTCTGAGGGAtgtccttctgtattttcttggTGTAGGGAGGGTGGGAACCAGTTGGGGGACCCCCATCTTGAGGGGGTCTAGGTCAGCCTTGCTGGGAGGTAGGGGCCGGCCGGGGCAGTTTTCCCCAGCCGCGCGAAGCATTTCTGAGTTCAGGCGGTTATGCCCGGTGAGGGGCAGGTGGCATTGGGAGTGGACAGGCCCTGAGAGCCAGCTAGGAGGTGCCCTGGGCAGTGCTGGGACAGCTGAGGGGGGACGCCTGGGCCTTGGTAGGTCTTGAAGGCCCCGTCGCCTGGGCGCCTGCAGGCATTGGTGTGCCGGGAACCTTGGGGCTGTTGCTCGTGTGCCCGCCAGTGAAAGGAGCGGCATGGACACTGACAGGTGACACCTGTACGCCCAGCCTGGGCGGGGGGCTGCAGTGCACAGGACAGGCTGGTGGAGGGACCTGATGTGCTCCGAGGACAAGGCTCAGTCTGGGGACTTCCTGGGCAGTTTGGGGTAGAATGTGCTTCTGGTCCCTGCTGGCCTCTGTCCCTTTCCGGGTGGCCTGAGGGCCTGGTGGGGAAGCACGCATAGCCTGCCCGGGAGAGTGAGCAGGGCTGGGCCGGGGCGGGCTGGGGCGGCTGCCGCTGGCCTCCCTCCCGCCCCTGTGTGGAGGCTCCTGGTCTCTGTCTGCCCGTGTCACCCTTTGCCTGATTCTGACCCTTGTCTGTGACCCCTTCCCTGCCTCAAGTGTCCGCGGGCCTGGGTGGCCCCACCTGTCCCCTGGTGGCGACGGGAAGGTGTGGcctgccctggggcctgggagtGCCCCCGTCCCCTtcctgcccagccccagccccagccctgggccccctCTTGGGCCCTCAGACACTTGAGCCTCCCCCGGGGCCCTGTCCATTGGGCATTGCTGGCGGCTGGTCAGGCACAGTTTGGGCCAGGCTGGGGGTCGCACACCTTGGCCGCTGCCCCTCACGGAGCACTTGCCTCTTGAGAGGGACCCCTGCCTCCGCTGGAGAGGAGAGGTTGGCCCGGGGAGGTTCTGTCAGGCTGCCGCTCCCCGACCTCCCCAGCGCTGGTACCTGGCCAGGAGGACCCCGCGGGACCTGTCCTTCTCTCCTGCGGGCTGTAGGCTGAGCCAGACGCTAGTGAAGGACGTGGCCATCCTGGCGCGGGAGATCCACGACGTGGCTGGGGACGGTGACTCGCTGGGCTCACCGGGGCCCGCACGCAGCCCCTCCCTCAGCAACGTGCCCAGCACCCCTGCTTCAACCATCTCCGCCCGTGAGGAGGTatgcctccccccaccgcccctgccccccaccccggcccccctgccctgcccctgccacaTGCGCATCTCAGCCGGGAGCTCTCCCCATGGTGCTGAGCTCCCCACACGGCTGGCCTGAAGCTCGAAGTCTGGGACCACCCTCCTTAGGGGTTGGGGGTCCCCGGGCCCCCAGTGGGCTGCATGTGGGGTCCGCTCCGTCCCCCTGTCGTGGGAGCAGGAGAGGTGCGGTCGGCCCCTGCGAGCGGGAGCCTCCTGTGTGGAGGCCGGCGGGTGCCAAGGAGGGCTGACGGCTCCTGCCTCGTCCACAGCTGGTGCAGCGCATCCCCGAGGCCGGCCTCAACTTCCAGAAGGTGCCCCCTGGCTCCCTGAGCTCCCAAGACTTGGACCAGAACATGAACGACCGCTGTGGGGACTCGCTCACCAGCAAGACGCGGCCTCGGAGCCGTGAGGAGGCAGGCGCCCTACCCCCCCAAGCTGGTCGGCCGTCGGGGTGTGCCCAGGGCGGGGCCTTCAGGAGGGCCCCGGGCAGCGCGCTGAGCCCTGGTCCTCGCAGGTGATCTTCGACAACCTGATGCTGAACCCCGTGTCGCAGCTGTCCCACGCCATCCGGGAGAACACGGAGCACCTCGCCGAGAAGATGAAGTGCGTAGGGCCCCACGAGCTCCGTGGGCCAGTGGGAGCTGCCCCCAGACCCCCCCATACCCCCTCAGACACCAACATGAACACGTGCACATCAGCCAGGACCTGCGGGGCAGAGAGGGGCGCACTACCCTGGGGGTACACGGGTGCATATGCCTCCCCAGCTTCGGGAACCAGGGCTCCCAGGACGAccacagcccccagcccagccctccctgcGTCAGGCCGGAGGCCAGGACTCTGGGTCCCGCCGGCCCCATTCCTGCTCTGGGCCTGCGTTCCCGCTTGGGGACAGGCcgggggtggtgggagcaggTCCGGGCGCGCGGGTCTGGGCCCCGTCATCTGGGCCTCTGCCCACTCCCCCGGCGGCAGGATCCTCTTTCAGAACACGGGGCGGGCCTgggaggagctggaggccaggATCAACGCGGAGAACGAGGTGCCGCTCCTGAAGACGTCCAACAAGGTGAGCGCCAGCCGCCCCCCAGCCCCGCGGCGCAGGGCGCGGGGACTCACCCGCTCGGCGGTTCTGCCCCATGTGCCCCCTCCCGCCCGCTTCCAGGAGATCAGCTCCATCCTGAAGGAACTGAGGCGCGTGCAGAAGCAGCTGCAAGGTGGGTGGGCtgcggcggggtgggggtggggggctggaagggggagcctgggtcggggggggtgcctgggtgggggggCCGGCTGCGGGGTGGGTGACCCCCAGCGCTGCCACCCCTggcgcaggcagagggaggcctggggtgggCACGGGAGGCAGGGCAGGACCCGCCAGCTGGCCTGACCCTCCCCGCCTGCCCCACAGTCATCAATGCCATCGTGGACCCCAGTGGGAACCTGGACCTGCTGACCGGGAACCGGAGCCCCGCGGGCTCCGCCCAGCTCGGGAAAGGCCGGCCGGCCGCCCAGAGCCCAGGCTCGCCCCCCTTGGCCCTGCGTCTGAGGAGCTTCCCGCAGCGGGTGAACTGCGGCTCCCCAGGCCTCCCGgaccctgccctcctgcccgACTTCCTCCCGGACGCAGAGAGGTTCCTGCTCTAGGCGGCCTCCACGTGCCCTGGGTCCAGTGCTGCCAGCGCCTCTTGTCTGCCTCCACGGCCCTTCCCGGCTGCGGACGGTTCACCGCAGACCCCCACATGTGCCATAACCCTGTGGGCAGGTGCCTCTGTGCCCAGACCCCCTCCCTAGCTCCCAGCCAGCGCCCCAGCTGGACGGTCCAGCCCCTGCGGCTGCCCCCGCAGACCCTCTGGCCCAGCTCCTGCTGCGGCCGTCCCGAGGGCTGGCGTCACAGGTGTGTACCCTGTCTCCTCTCTACTcctgttatttttgtctttagctgTTAAGGGAAGAGTGGTCTGGGCCAGTACGGCAGCCCCGGGCCTGGAAGGCCATCATCCTGCCCGTGCGCTGGGGGCGGCTGTTCTGCTACGGGCTCTGTGGGCTCAGCAGTCCCGTCCCTGTGGGCTGGCCGGGGCCAGGCCAAGGAGGGGCTGGACCAGGGGTGGGTATCATTCAGTGCCA
This Mustela nigripes isolate SB6536 chromosome 13, MUSNIG.SB6536, whole genome shotgun sequence DNA region includes the following protein-coding sequences:
- the CEP170B gene encoding centrosomal protein of 170 kDa protein B isoform X2; protein product: MSVTSWFLVSSSGTRHRLPRELIFVGRDECELMLQSRSVDKQHAVINYDQDRDEHWVKDLGSLNGTFVNDVRIPDQKYVPLKLHDAVRFGYDSNMYVLERVQHRVPEEALRHEKYTSQLQVSARGLAPGKGEAPPQHAPCCESSAPRPERGDRRPGAEAAAYRTPLYGQPSWWGEEDGGSPPEDRRREEPYAERPKELVQPDGELSATMAGFRAAAEPQGFPFRREPSYFEIPTKEAPSPPPPPPRPPEGAAQEAPTKDTEPSGGGAAPVVQSHASFTIEFDDCSPGKVKIKDHVTKFSLRQRRRLGQEATPVEAVSAQTKVADWLVQNDPSLLCRAGPGEDRHSTKSDLPIHTRTLKGHKHEDGTQSDSEDPTAKAAAAASAGVPAEGGGGPVRLQRQMKRDPQELLHNQQAFVIEFFDQDTPRKKRSQSFTHTPSGDPKADRRRGPGPADRDRSGVPASARGTGGGSGPQRASSLKREKTEERPGGPSPASRGSVRPFGSVGRRSRLAQDFMAQCLREGSPAARPSPDRASPASPAPETPRGASPVAPATPPPPPADPQLTKARRQDEDDSLSDAGTYTIETEGPDPEVEEARQMIDQVFGVLESPELSRVSSVAFRPVIRGDRDEAGDGVAQRVALLQEFASRPVGTAPHGELQGLAVPGSPGGQKWVSRWASLADSYSDPGQTEESPGRRAGEPEGAPPVRQRRRLPQLPSDRADSPGRLEATGRSGPGPPESASEQPGCLLGQEDLEPDSLSDASGSDGGRGSELGAGPQEGVAWTKGRRSPRAPGEPAATSFFIGDQNAEPAFPRQPSVAAGAVEGPGQAAQPSPAARENVCPSTGGRVVVRRHTERSPEPESPAPALVRQESFSKEPAGGTPAPGQLPHVSSHPLLKDLAATRASRMDLHPQDTRLILKETETALAALEARLLSKPMEEAEGPMGSVPGPQEDSLSGDSDVDTASTVSLLSGKNGPSPTSPKPAGLQKEKPPSPAAAQDPAGIPLNCGRDMLSEKHRRALGPTDTGRAEPGRRLATRRGTGPRGSSDWPDEDQGSGLAYPPGTDTVTSDHESPVAAGVGRPGPRRKPAPPAPAPAPREEQARGSAQKVQQVLTRSNSLSTPRPTRASRLRRARLGDTSDTEAADGERGPPANPEPAGRPAPEQAKKLSRLDILAMPRKRAGSFTGPSDSEAAPARAGFSGRSVELYCSSRKPVMAEARTAAARKSAGTAVAPRQPFSRARPGSARYSSPSTRRRQQGSDCTSTSEEEYGSHHGSPKHARSLASTATQTPRAGGSSRTRPRAPGLRDTDDEEEDPDPYGFIVQTAEIAEIARLSQTLVKDVAILAREIHDVAGDGDSLGSPGPARSPSLSNVPSTPASTISAREELVQRIPEAGLNFQKVPPGSLSSQDLDQNMNDRCGDSLTSKTRPRSREEVIFDNLMLNPVSQLSHAIRENTEHLAEKMKILFQNTGRAWEELEARINAENEVPLLKTSNKEISSILKELRRVQKQLQVINAIVDPSGNLDLLTGNRSPAGSAQLGKGRPAAQSPGSPPLALRLRSFPQRVNCGSPGLPDPALLPDFLPDAERFLL
- the CEP170B gene encoding centrosomal protein of 170 kDa protein B isoform X1 translates to MSVTSWFLVSSSGTRHRLPRELIFVGRDECELMLQSRSVDKQHAVINYDQDRDEHWVKDLGSLNGTFVNDVRIPDQKYVPLKLHDAVRFGYDSNMYVLERVQHRVPEEALRHEKYTSQLQVSARGLAPGKGEAPPQHAPCCESSAPRPERGDRRPGAEAAAYRTPLYGQPSWWGEEDGGSPPEDRRREEPYAERPKELVQPDGELSATMAGFRAAAEPQGFPFRREPSYFEIPTKEAPSPPPPPPRPPEGAAQEAPTKDTEPSGGGAAPVVQSHASFTIEFDDCSPGKVKIKDHVTKFSLRQRRRLGQEATPVEAVSAQTKVADWLVQNDPSLLCRAGPGEDRHSTKSDLPIHTRTLKGHKHEDGTQSDSEDPTAKAAAAASAGVPAEGGGGPVRLQRQMKRDPQELLHNQQAFVIEFFDQDTPRKKRSQSFTHTPSGDPKADRRRGPGPADRDRSGVPASARGTGGGSGPQRASSLKREKTEERPGGPSPASRGSVRPFGSVGRRSRLAQDFMAQCLREGSPAARPSPDRASPASPAPETPRGASPVAPATPPPPPADPQLTKARRQDEDDSLSDAGTYTIETEGPDPEVEEARQMIDQVFGVLESPELSRVSSVAFRPVIRGDRDEAGDGVAQRVALLQEFASRPVGTAPHGELQGLAVPGSPGGQKWVSRWASLADSYSDPGQTEESPGRRAGEPEGAPPVRQRRRLPQLPSDRADSPGRLEATGRSGPGPPESASEQPGCLLGQEDLEPDSLSDASGSDGGRGSELGAGPQEGVAWTKGRRSPRAPGEPAATSFFIGDQNAEPAFPRQPSVAAGAVEGPGQAAQPSPAARENVCPSTGGRVVVRRHTERSPEPESPAPALVRQESFSKEPAGGTPAPGQLPHVSSHPLLKDLAATRASRMDLHPQDTRLILKETETALAALEARLLSKPMEEAEGPMGSVPGPQEDSLSGDSDVDTASTVSLLSGKNGPSPTSPKPAGLQKEKPPSPAAAQDPAGIPLNCGRDMLSEKHRRALGPTDTGRAEPGRRLATRRGTGPRGSSDWPDEDQGSGLAYPPGTDTVTSDHESPVAAGVGRPGPRRKPAPPAPAPAPREEQARGSAQKVQQVLTRSNSLSTPRPTRASRLRRARLGDTSDTEAADGERGPPANPEPAGRPAPEQAKKLSRLDILAMPRKRAGSFTGPSDSEAAPARAGFSGRSVELYCSSRKPVMAEARTAAARKSAGTAVAPRQPFSRARPGSARYSSPSTRRRQQGSDCTSTSEEEYGSHHGSPKHARSLASTATQTPRAGGSSRTRPRAPGLRDTDDEEEDPDPYGFIVQTAEIAEIARHWCAGNLGAVARVPASERSGMDTDRLSQTLVKDVAILAREIHDVAGDGDSLGSPGPARSPSLSNVPSTPASTISAREELVQRIPEAGLNFQKVPPGSLSSQDLDQNMNDRCGDSLTSKTRPRSREEVIFDNLMLNPVSQLSHAIRENTEHLAEKMKILFQNTGRAWEELEARINAENEVPLLKTSNKEISSILKELRRVQKQLQVINAIVDPSGNLDLLTGNRSPAGSAQLGKGRPAAQSPGSPPLALRLRSFPQRVNCGSPGLPDPALLPDFLPDAERFLL